The following coding sequences lie in one Spinacia oleracea cultivar Varoflay chromosome 1, BTI_SOV_V1, whole genome shotgun sequence genomic window:
- the LOC110784519 gene encoding uncharacterized protein — protein sequence MNQNHLSLLLLFLLLPQVYSQVCQRFCGDIPLRYPFGGGPGCGDPRFTKHVTCNQRQLTFITHTGSYPVTNIDYDKKVLYVSDPTMSSCFCTQPSKGFSLDWDAPFSFDDSSVFALLDCSLDSSPIYKGAVNGNITNVPQCDNAGTTLCSSLYSCQPISQLNVPINTCCVYAPVDLGPAFEMDLQKAQCKAYTAIYSFNDQEGNPEAWKYGVALKYKFNVKNDYPIYCSNCERSNGACAFTGIYNTFVCNCPSGVNTSTDCYFQSAWNSGLILSPWVNGSLILYSIMLLLFWISW from the exons ATGAACCAAAATCATCTCTCTCTATTACTCCTCTTTCTACTCCTCCCACAGGTCTACTCCCAAGTATGCCAACGCTTCTGCGGCGACATCCCTCTCCGCTACCCCTTCGGGGGCGGTCCGGGGTGTGGCGACCCTAGGTTTACTAAACATGTTACATGCAACCAAAGACAACTCACCTTCATCACCCACACCGGCTCATACCCGGTCACCAACATCGATTATGACAAAAAGGTACTTTATGTTTCTGATCCAACTATGTCGTCCTGTTTTTGTACTCAGCCTAGCAAAGGGTTCAGCCTCGACTGGGACGCTCCATTCTCTTTCGATGACAGCAGTGTCTTTGCACTACTGGACTGCTCATTAGATTCGTCACCTATATATAAAGGCGCTGTCAATGGGAACATTACTAACGTCCCCCAGTGTGATAATGCAG GTACCACACTCTGCAGCTCGCTCTACTCTTGTCAGCCTATCAGCCAGCTAAACGTCCCGATCAACACATGCTGTGTGTATGCGCCCGTGGATCTGGGGCCCGCCTTTGAGATGGACCTGCAAAAGGCACAGTGCAAGGCATACACTGCAATTTACAGCTTCAATGACCAGGAAGGGAATCCCGAAGCATGGAAGTACGGGGTGGCATTGAAGTACAAGTTCAACGTCAAGAATGATTATCCGATTTATTGTAGCAATTGTGAGAGAAGTAACGGGGCTTGTGCTTTCACTGGAATTTACAATACTTTTGTGTGTAATTGTCCAAGTGGAGTGAACACTTCTACAGACTGTTACTTTCAAAGTGCTTGGAATTCAGGGCTAATTCTTTCTCCTTGGGTTAATG GAAGTTTGATCCTATATTCTATTATGCTACTATTGTTCTGGATCTCATGGTAG